The following proteins are encoded in a genomic region of Methylibium petroleiphilum PM1:
- the moaC gene encoding cyclic pyranopterin monophosphate synthase MoaC encodes MSVTPKSSSPASGLTHFDAQGQAHMVDVSAKAATHRVAVAEGWIRMLPATLQVISQGSAKKGDVIGIARIAAIQAAKRTAELIPLCHPLPLTRVAAEFEIDETATRIACRVTAETLGPTGVEMEALTAVQIGLLTIYDMCKAIDRGMVIEGVRLLEKHGGKSGSFVADTAG; translated from the coding sequence ATGAGCGTCACCCCCAAGTCATCTTCACCGGCCAGCGGACTGACCCACTTCGACGCCCAGGGCCAGGCCCACATGGTCGACGTGTCCGCCAAGGCGGCGACGCACCGCGTGGCGGTGGCCGAGGGCTGGATCCGCATGCTGCCGGCCACGCTCCAGGTCATCTCGCAGGGCAGCGCGAAGAAGGGGGACGTGATCGGCATCGCGCGCATCGCGGCCATCCAGGCGGCCAAGCGCACGGCCGAATTGATCCCCCTGTGCCACCCGCTGCCGCTGACGCGCGTGGCCGCCGAGTTCGAGATCGATGAGACCGCCACTCGCATTGCCTGCCGCGTGACGGCCGAGACACTGGGGCCCACCGGCGTGGAGATGGAGGCATTGACGGCCGTGCAGATCGGCCTGCTGACCATCTACGACATGTGCAAGGCGATCGACCGGGGCATGGTGATCGAGGGCGTGCGGCTGCTCGAGAAGCATGGCGGCAAGTCGGGTTCGTTCGTGGCCGACACCGCGGGCTGA